The Syntrophorhabdaceae bacterium genome includes a region encoding these proteins:
- the metW gene encoding methionine biosynthesis protein MetW gives MTSLSADHQAILDFVTPSSSVLDLGCGSGDLLFLLVSQKNVKAQGIEIDDKAIFECVAKGLNVFHDDIDTGLSEYQDKSFDFVVLNQSLQQVKKPEEVLKEALRVGRKAIVGIPNFAQLRARCQIFFRGRVPITPSLPFEWYNTPNLHFLSILDFTEYCARRNIVIETARFMSGTLRIYMLPNLFARTGLFVLSGALA, from the coding sequence GTGACATCCTTAAGTGCCGATCACCAGGCAATCCTCGATTTTGTGACCCCCTCTTCATCGGTCCTTGACTTGGGCTGCGGCAGCGGGGACCTCCTCTTTCTTCTCGTGAGTCAAAAGAACGTGAAGGCCCAGGGAATCGAGATAGACGACAAGGCTATATTCGAATGCGTGGCCAAAGGGCTCAACGTGTTTCACGACGATATCGACACGGGTCTATCCGAGTATCAAGACAAGTCATTCGATTTCGTGGTGCTCAACCAGAGCCTCCAGCAGGTGAAAAAACCCGAGGAGGTACTGAAAGAGGCATTGAGGGTTGGCCGAAAAGCGATTGTCGGCATCCCCAACTTCGCTCAGCTCCGTGCCCGATGTCAGATCTTCTTTAGAGGCCGAGTGCCCATCACACCATCACTTCCTTTTGAATGGTATAATACGCCCAATCTACACTTCCTGAGCATCCTTGACTTTACTGAGTATTGCGCGCGAAGAAACATCGTCATTGAGACGGCCCGTTTCATGAGCGGAACACTGAGGATTTATATGCTGCCCAATCTTTTTGCGCGGACCGGACTTTTTGTTCTGTCGGGAGCGCTAGCATGA
- a CDS encoding ThiF family adenylyltransferase yields MKDAERYAERLGDVTAAMEISVDRAKDLLRDDQRTVIIDIRSNGQTSLGYIKGARFVPLGLIQGELNKLAADKSVPVIVYCAFGDRSVSAAEMLRKMGFINACSLSGGFNAWLSRGGEIVTDSLFTISQLNRYSRNILLDEIGEQGQRKLMSARVLLVGAGGLASSAGLYLAACGIGTIGLVDYDWVELSNLNRQIMHGTEDVGRLKVESGTSAIKRINPDVNVVSFPNRLTPMNALEIIEDFDMVMDASDNAGTKFLLNDACFFAGKPYVFGGAVGFSGQAGLFWPKQKGPCLRCLFPEMPSRALVPTCSEAGVLGVVPGQIGLVQATEIIKLILGIGEPMIGKYYIYNALSLTARFIVTGRSVDCPLCGTNPRITSLSGEGSVSYENEECA; encoded by the coding sequence ATGAAGGACGCAGAAAGATATGCGGAGCGGTTGGGCGATGTCACAGCCGCCATGGAAATCTCCGTTGATCGGGCGAAAGACCTGCTTCGTGATGACCAAAGGACTGTTATCATCGATATCCGGAGTAACGGCCAAACATCGTTGGGCTACATCAAGGGGGCCCGGTTTGTCCCTCTTGGCCTCATTCAGGGCGAGTTAAACAAACTGGCAGCCGACAAAAGCGTTCCCGTGATCGTGTACTGTGCCTTCGGGGACCGTTCGGTGAGCGCCGCTGAGATGCTCCGAAAAATGGGTTTTATCAATGCCTGCTCGCTCTCAGGAGGGTTCAATGCTTGGCTTAGTCGGGGCGGTGAGATCGTTACCGATAGTCTCTTTACAATTTCTCAGCTTAACCGGTACAGCCGAAACATCCTCCTTGACGAGATCGGTGAACAAGGACAGCGCAAGCTCATGAGCGCCAGGGTCCTTCTTGTGGGCGCAGGGGGCCTTGCTTCTTCGGCGGGGCTTTATCTTGCTGCCTGCGGGATCGGAACCATAGGCCTTGTGGATTACGACTGGGTAGAGCTTTCGAACCTCAACAGACAGATAATGCACGGAACTGAAGATGTAGGAAGGCTAAAGGTAGAATCGGGAACCTCAGCCATCAAGAGGATCAACCCTGACGTGAATGTTGTATCCTTCCCCAACCGGCTCACCCCGATGAACGCCCTTGAGATTATAGAAGACTTTGATATGGTCATGGATGCCTCTGACAACGCAGGCACCAAATTTCTTCTCAACGACGCCTGCTTTTTTGCCGGCAAGCCCTACGTTTTTGGCGGCGCGGTGGGATTTAGCGGTCAGGCAGGCCTTTTCTGGCCCAAACAGAAAGGCCCGTGTCTCAGGTGTCTTTTTCCTGAGATGCCTTCGCGTGCGCTCGTGCCAACCTGTAGTGAGGCCGGCGTGCTGGGCGTCGTGCCCGGGCAGATCGGTCTTGTTCAGGCCACAGAAATCATAAAGCTTATTCTCGGCATAGGGGAACCCATGATCGGCAAGTACTACATCTACAATGCACTCAGCCTCACGGCCAGGTTTATTGTCACGGGCAGGAGCGTCGATTGCCCGCTGTGCGGGACGAACCCCCGAATCACGAGTCTTTCCGGCGAGGGCAGTGTTTCCTACGAAAACGAGGAATGCGCCTAG